The region CTTTCCATGGCGCTCGctccatcatcgccaccatcggttCCCTACCAGTAGTAGCCACCAACCGAGCGAGCTAGGTTTAAAAGAACAAATCATTTGTATCGAAACGAAGGCAATCCCCCGAtgtgtgtggtgcgtgtgcCGGAGAGAAGTCTTCACGAAACGCTGAGATCACGAAGGCCCCCTCCTCGCCGTTCTatcgtccaccaccggcaaaTCGATTCGGAAAGCAGCTAAGTTTTCGTGCGGTATAAATAGAACATTCCTTGTCCGCGCACATCCGCGGGCGTGTGCGCGGCACAGCATCGCGAACCGGCACACCGTGTCTCGCGCTTGCTCCTTCATTGGAACCCCTCCTCTCCGTTAGAAGCCGATGgaagagaaagcaaaagaagtaAACCTCCCGagttttcccccattttcaACCCCACACCCCAGGGGACAGTTTGTCGTCCTTTCGATGACACGCTAGAGGCAGATAAAACTAAGAGTGTATCCAAAGATGAAACAAGCCTGCGCGCTGCGAGCTGGAAAGAGAGCTAGGAAATGGGAGATGAAATGAATGCCCGTTCGTGTAGCTGGGttattaataaattattttggAGAAAAAACCCTACGCAGTTGGACGTCGTTTTCGGTGACAGGTTGTTGCCATCGTGATGTGTACGATACTGCGCCTGTGGCCAAGAACGGTGCCAAGAACGCCCACAAATCTGGTAGCGGAACCCGGGGCATTTGCTCACTCGCGCGTTTGGGCGAGGGACAAACTTAAATTGAATAACATCCCTCTATATTTGTGTAGCTCGTGTGTTGCTTTTCCCATCATGCGATTCGACTATTCATCCATCAATACTTCTCCCCTTACCCCCGCGGTGCGGCGGGCCACGCTCCAAGGAGAGAACACTTGCTGCTTGGTCCGTTTTACCGTGTGCTGCACCGTGGTGCATTCATGTTCACCTCGTTTGGGGTTGCTCTGTTGGTGAAGACgatcgagaagaaagaaagcagatGAAATACACCCATTGCAGTGCTACGCAGGTTCTTTTCCAATGGATGAAggcactagcagcaccagttccCAAAATAGTCACGAATTTTCTTCGTAACACTGCGGTCTGGTCGGTACTGGCTGCggtctgtttctctctcttacACTTTCTATGGATTGCCAGTTAATACTGCTCACGTGGCCAAAAGACCATTTGTTGCACTGGGACCGTGGGACGTGACTGATTTACGCGTTAGTAAAACGTGGCGTCGTAGAAGATCTCACTGTTAAACACTGCCAATGGTGTCCTTTTTCACCATGATCCACTTTTCTTTGACAACGGACCTTGACCTGCAAAACATGTGAACTTTGGGGTAAACCGGAGCGGAGGATTTCAATTGTTCGTTTCGTATCAAATGGTAATTCCAAAATGCATTATAGTAGGCTGATGCAGTCATTCTACTAGCATATGGTGCATTTCTTCAACGCGAATTACGACAGTTGCACCATTCTTAGTAACCATCGCAATGTTTTCATCCTGAACCAAATGAAGCTCAGTTTACAGTCAAGTCGGCTGCTGCGGCTTTCTCATAAAATACCAATCCTACCGTCCTAcgattgcttcgattcgattgaacCGATGAGTGCGTGTTGGCgatcaaaaaagaaaatattcaaattccaTTGCTTGTGCCTGTTGCATACGACTGGTTCTACTTATAACCCGTGGCCATAAACACTCTTCGCTCTGCTGCGCCCCATTCCAATAAACAAACTCCACGCTAGCAAGCATTTCCCCGTCGTTGGAATTTCAAACACCAGTCTTCACCCCGCGAGAgatcatcgcgatcatcaatgttttccttttcgctaaATGCGCTAATACCTTGCCCTGCCGTCCATATTCGTCCATCTAGGTGGCAGACCTTCTGCACCGTGAGCATGGTTTCGGGCGTGAGCTAGCCAACGAGACGGCCACCAACTATCTCACGGCGTTCCGCCGCTGCCCGGACAACCCGGACATGGCGCTAGTGCAGTGGCGCTCCCAGCTCTGGTATGACGTGCTGCCCGCCACGCACCAGCACCTGGCGACCGAGCTGTACGGCCGGTGGCTCGAGTGGCGCTACCGCTATCTCGCGCTACCGGACGAGGTGCACACGATGCTGCAAACGCTCCGGCTCCAGTACCTGCTtggcatcatcaccaacggACCGACGGCCGCCCAGTGGGAGAAGATTGACAGACTAGCGTTGAATAAATACTTTGACTGTATTCTGGTATCCTCTGACTTACCGTGGGCCAAGCCCGATAGAAATATCTTTTACGCAGCTTGCCACTATCTAGGTGTCCCGCCCGGGCAGTGTGTGATGATTGGCGACAAGCTCGAAACCGACATTCAGGTGAGTCGATACATGACCAGCGCCGTCGCTATTACTATTGTTTTTGTCTCTATACCCcgctccccccaaaaaaaaacgtatccTCCCTCGCCccacaaacgaaaaacactcCGTCGTGTCGTCCCTCCGTCCGGTTGGCTCGCTATCAATACTGAGCCGTTTGCTGACGACGGTAACGACTGTAGCAGCACCTCTTCGGTGGGGCCGGTAGAGGATAGTGCGCTGCCGGCTGATAACGACCCGGCACAAAAGTCctgaaaacacacacaccataAAAGAAGCGTTATTTCAATCTAACATACACATATTGTGTGCGCCACAAATTGCACGTGCCGCAAACCGCGGATCGATTCATTATGTTGGCGCGCACGAAGAGCGACGCCACGTGACCTAGGCAAGCATGTACCAACCCATCATCCATTGATCATccatcgtagtcgtcgtcgtcgtcgtcgtcgtcgtcatagTACCATCAGTTCAGTGTTGCCAAGAGTCCTGTGCTGCACAAGAAAAGGCACgacaaaacatttaaatatcATAATCCCAAATGCTCGTCTCTGTAGAGGACGTCCTTTTAttcgtttcccgtttttctctAATTCCTCATAAACACCCTCACATACGTCCACATCGTTCTCATCGTACCGATCCCATCATGGTGTACTACGAACGAACAGTAAGGCGTTTTTGTAGTATTTAGTAGTTGTGTTGTGTACCCCCATAAAACAAAAGCCatccaaaaaaaccaacaacaaataatggttgctctctatctctcgcaaactaaataaaaaaaaacgcgtgaCGGTAAGTTATACTCCCACATTTTGTGCtgaattttcctccattttccttccgttttcccGTTCATCACATTCTCTCACACTCCGTCAGCCTTATCCTTCAAATCATCTAATGAGCCCAATCGAGTCCTTTCGGTACCTTCAGATCAATTTATCGCTCTAACGCATTGCATTGAGATTGTTCACTTTCTACTACTGACTGGGTCGTGAGCAGTCATGAGCTTGAATTAGTTTGAGATAAAGATGATGCCAATGTAAAATGAGCAGCATTGTTTTGCGATGTGTAATACAACCCAAAAAGGTCTTCACTACAATACCCTCTTTGTCCGAACCCCTAATTAGAGAAACTGTGTGTTaccattgcaaaaaaaaacttccagCAATATAAATAATAACCAATCGTTGTGTTTCAGCAATCATTCATACAAcctataaaaataaatgtacACCTACATACCTATATaactttaaataaataaatacataaaatagATGTCCTTGATAAACCATGATTTACACCCATCATACCATGTGGTGGACATGCTCAATGAGCCCGTTTGATTGAAGTTTAACTTTCCTTCCCATTTCCCGTGGTTCCCGGCGCGTTTCAAACGACCGTTTCCCGAATTTTTCAATGGCCacaaacaaaattcaattttgaaacaccaaaaaaccaaaaaccaaaaccaatgGAATTGCATCAACAACATCCACATCAACCACACCGCCAACTACTACGAACTACTacgccatgatgatgctgcgctgctcgTCTCAACCGACCTACTATGCCGCCAACGACTGTGCCCCTCCAACGAACGACCGGATtactacgatgatgatgctgattacACCTCTGTGGATGATTACCTTTGatatttgtaattttttaatAATGTCATACGTGTTTCTTCTAAACACAAAACGCCGCACGCTTTTTCTCGATAATCGATACTGATCGAAATGAACCATAAAAATCTTTTGGGTGTTTCCCTCCTGTGAACCCTATCGTTACGCATGGTGCCTTGGATCCTTCTGATCGgctgctttcttttttccaataTGTGTCACGATCCTTCCGATCGAATGCGCGTGTGTCCCCCTTCTCCCGGCTGTGattcgatcatcgatcatcaacaTTCCGATCATTCCGATctttaaaacaaactaaaaatttaaaaaaaaatcaaagggAGGCATTGAGGCGGGCTTGGGGGCAACAGTTTGGTTACCGTTACCGATGGAACAGCGCCTTTCGGGTGACCGCACGATGGATGACGTACCGGAGCACGTACGGCCGGATGCAACGGTGGACAATGTGCTGAAGCTACCGGCGTTGTTGCCTCCGTCGACTTCGTTCCGTGCACGGGGCAACGGTGCAGCAGGAGGAATTGCGACGATGGACGAACGGATGCGCCAGCAGAAGACCACACGTAATCGGGCGGCTCAGTACAACCGCATCCTGCCGGAGATACCGGATCTGTACAGTTCGTACAGCAGCTCGAGCAACGATTGCAGCCAGCACAGCATCACTAGCAgcgtcagcagtagcagctgcagcagcaacggggaCCACGGTACGAGCAGCTGAATCCTATGGCAGCCAGCGAACGCTGGCCTATACGAGGAAGTTGGCGATCATTTGCCATACTAGGGAGCACGAAAAGGGTGTTGGGGCATGTGCGGGCGtgttttgtgtctgtgtgaggGAACAACAACACAGTTTTCCCCCCTCACAAAATACAGACACCACAGAATTTCAATCCTTTGTAAGTGGAACGACCAccgaggtagagagagagagacgatctGCTTTTTACTGTAACTTTGCAACCGCGTACAACATACTTTCTTCTCGAGTAGCGATAGGTGATCTTTCGACAGCTCCTCCTGCGTGTCGCGTCGCTGTTGTAGGGTAGATCGTTTGAACAACATTGTGAAATAATCTAGAGATCCGCTATTGTCGAGATAGTTTTATGACTGTCCATTCATCCCCATCGGCGTCATGTCCGCACAGCGGTGCAGCATCGGCACGGTAATAACAGTCAGCTTTCTTCTCGATCGGCTGTGCTATGTCCATGTATCGAATATGTATTTCATCTTCCAAACTGTAAGAACATTGTATGAGGAGAGCACCAGTGGAGCCGTAATCGTCGTACAGAAGGTGTTTCTATAATGTAGGCAAGTACCTGAACCTGAATCTGATTGAGAACTAgaaccgaacagcagcagcgaggaagGATTTTGTCTAATAAGGAATCAGAATAGTGACAAGGCGACACAGTAAGTGTTGGGGCAACAAATAGGACAAAACTATTTTTTAGAGCCACACTTTTCTCACCAATTCTCTGCAGGCCAGAAGACACACAAATTAAAAAAGTACCGAAACTAACGAAGAAAAGATACCCAAttgacacagacacacaaaacagacGCACAGGCACGAGACACAATTAATGATAAAgcaatttcaatttgcaaaGGAAACGTGCATCCAGCAGGGCAGcaaaatgagccatttttgtATATTCCATATTTCACAAAATTGCATTGTACCAGAGAGAAACCGAGATCGGATTACGCAAtggcgaaagggaagaagagtACAACATTAATGATCATTTAACGCAACCCGAATGAGGGGAAAATGTTCGACAACGAGAGTGggtcgatgacgacgaacggAATATGGTAACAAGATGGCAAATAAagatttttcaatcaaaagcTAACCAAACTGCCTAATTTATGTTTCCGTCTCTctaaaaaaatagaaataaaccTGAATGAATTCTGCGTATTTGTTATCCCCAgcatttaacttttttttacttccatttcGCGTGGTCTACATCCAATACGCTAATAAGAATCGTTGATCTATCAGTGGGTACACGATCATACAACCATTtgggtgtttggttttggcaATGATTGACCTGTTTTTATTGCGACATTCGCTTTGTTTTTACTACGATTTAACAATTTGACACGCGATATAACTAGCCGGCGGAGGTTGCACCactgtcgccgtcgttgtctcccgttgctggttgctgtcACCACCGTTAGCAAcagtagttgctgctgctgccgccgatgTCTGCTCAGGAGGATAGACTACAAGCCGAGCGTAGGAACCGGACCCATCCGTCTCGTGAGAATCGAGAAAACCCGGATTAATGCAGACACATCCATTGATCTCCTGTTAAAATTCCGaagtcaataaaaaaaattagatCCAGGTATCACTAGAAATTACAATTCACTACCGGAACTACTCCGAGATGGATGGCGAAACTTACCCTCACGAAACGGTTCATGGAACTCGGGCACACCATTATATTCGGTACGCGCGTTAAGCGCCCAAACTCGTTCAGCATATCGACATCGACGGGAATATCTTCCGGCGGTGGATCCAGTGGATAGAATGAAGCTTGATGAAAGAGATATCCTAATGTGCGTTTGATTTTATCACCCGCATCGGCCGAATAGCACTCGCCGTCGAGCAGATGCCGAACCGTGTCCACCGTAGTAACGCCAATCTCTAGTCCCTCGATGCTGAACAGGCACGGGTCGGGTAGGAAGTGAAGGTTCTTGTAGAAGTTTGCCACCCGGTACGGGGGTGTAGGATAGACGAATGAACCAGTCACCTCGTCGTGGTTAGCAACGATAAACACCTCCGTCCGCGCCGACCCAATGGCGCCCATGATCGTACCGACGATCTTCTCGAAATATTCCTCAAACGTTTCGGCCACCTCGCTATAAAGTGCACAGCTAGCATCAGCAAATGGTCcgcatagcagcagcacatccggCGGATCACTCGCACAGTAGTGCAGCAGCCCGGTCAACCGTTCATAAAGCAGATCGTCACGTGCGGTAAATGGTGCACTTGCGATCACCATCGTTAGGGGACGTTCCAGTGTCGACGGTGCACGCGGTAGAGTGAGTATCCGCTCGTGGTGTACCCGCTGCACGGTGAAAAGCGTACCCCTGGGATTGAttccttccagcagcaccgtctgGCCGGGAAACAGTGACCATGGCCCGCGTAGCTGACTGAGATCGAGCCGCGTTTGACGGAGTGTTTGTTCGTCAAAATCAACGATCGAGACCGCAGCAGCTTTGCTCCCTGTTCTACTACTAGCAGCACTAGTTTCGGTTTGTGCATCAATGATCACCCTGCCAAGCACCCGGATCGGCTCCGAGCTCGGATGGTCCACGTGGTGCACTTTAATGCCATCGAACCAATCGGCTGCCATTTTCCGGTCTCCACCGAAATCTTCCTCTGCATCCATCTCAGCGACCGCCATCTgattgttttcggtttctGCATTCCCCTCACCATctgttccatttccgttcttTGGTGCCGTCGTGACACTGACCGTTGTTTTAGCATTTGAAGCAGCGGCAAGCTCCTGTGATAATCGATAGCAAATGGCTGAACCGTTTTCGAAGATCCGATCGCTCAGTATCATCACACGATCGTAGCTCGAGTCGAACATGTACTTGCTGGTCTCATTGGCAAACTGTGACACCTGCAGGCCAACGCTTAGTCCACGGTTTCCAGCTAACGCTGCTACTTCCCCCCGTCCCTGATAATTCTTGACGTTTGTCTCCTTTGCGGAAGCTTCCTCCTGATCGAGACTGGTTTCCGTCGAGGGCAGCCAATTgatttgctgcagcagttgcGCTTTTCCGTATGTATAGACGACTTGCCCCGATTTGCTACTGCTACCGCCGGTCGTCGATGATGGTTCGGATTCTTTCTTTGAAGATCTACGATCAGAACATAAGTGCAAAATCAATTAGAATTTAGTTCAGACCGTAAATGGGGTGAGGGTGGTCATGCTTACAGTGGCGAATATGTTACAGTAGCGAAAGGACTGCCACGCACGGGGTCTGGTGTATTCTTGGAATGATGCAAACGGGAGACCGACTTGTTTGCCTGAATCAAGAACGAGAAAGCAAAATttaagataaaataaaatttttattgttgttctgTACAATATCCTGTAATAGTCAGTTGAATATCGTAAAAAAATGTACGCATAACACACGTAGTTTACTATGATTGAATTCCAATGGCGAAACACAAAACTGTTATGTAAAAACAATCTAGTAATTCAGCACGTATCCCTAGAAACAGCATCTTCCCACGGATACCACACATCATCACAGCAACATATACACAGTAGAGGAGACTCgggaacacaacacagcagTTCGTTTGCTCCTCCCGGTGAGAGGGCAGAATGGGGGCAACATTTCCGTCTGATCTCGACTTAATAGACGAGCATGTAATCTAGTCACGAAGCTTCAAACAAAAACCGTGCACTAGAAACATGTTCGCCGACAAAGTAGAGAAAAATGTGCCCCCGATCACCACACATTCGTGTTGTCGAAGACTCATGGCTGGAGCACGTTGGAGGTCTGCCGCTGGTCGGGGCTCTTGGACTTAAAGGCTTTTACACACTTCACTTCTTTCCCTCTTGCTGCGCCCCTTTTATGCTTCATCGTTCTCTGTTGGTCGCGTCTCGTGCACTACACGATGACGGtagtggcgatgatgatgatcacgaaccgacgacaacggcgtTGGTCGGTTTACTCGACGTACTTGTGTACTCTGTGCGCGCGCAGCATGATGAGACAAAGAAGAAATTGGAGGCACAGCATCCGAATGACGGGGAGACGGAAAATCCGAGCATAAAAGGGACACCACTGGCGCGCAGCAAGGGTAGATCTGGAGTATTGTACTGTACTTACCATCCACCACCCTACATTGCGCGCTTGCACGATGTTACTCACTTTCCTCAGTATCCCAAGTCGATCGCGATAGGGATGCTGCTTTTAGTTTGTATCTGAGATCCGTCACGCTTTTGTAGAGTAGTACTTTGtaagtacaaaaaaaaatatttaaagaaaTGATTCCATCTCTTCTGAATGAAGTACAACTTTCTCTTATAAAgggattcgatcgattgacatATTCCTTTTACGATACACAAATTGGGCACACGTAGTTTTGACCGACCTAAACCAACGGGGTTGATGGGGAACGTGAGCAGGACGCGTGCTTTGGattctgctctctttctcgtcgcTTGGCTTGCACTTCGTATGaagtttgattgttttgacaTCGAGTTTAAGTGGGCGAATATACTGATTAATATGGCAATGGGAAGCGCTAAACGACGCACATGACACACGATTGGTTATGATTTAATGTCCAGAAATGGTGTTCATAAAAATCTCAggtagtttttgttttcatttacagAAATCCTTGTCGAGCGCTCCCCAATCGCTTATTTTATAACATAATTATCTTTTTTAGAACTAATTATTACACTATTTTTTTCACACTAATTATCACACTTGACACgatccacgatgatgatgataccgatGTGTAG is a window of Anopheles aquasalis chromosome 2, idAnoAquaMG_Q_19, whole genome shotgun sequence DNA encoding:
- the LOC126572496 gene encoding N-acylneuraminate-9-phosphatase-like isoform X2 yields the protein MTSFRGAIKRLNCDSKISAIFFDLDNTLIATRKADAKASSKVADLLHREHGFGRELANETATNYLTAFRRCPDNPDMALVQWRSQLWYDVLPATHQHLATELYGRWLEWRYRYLALPDEVHTMLQTLRLQYLLGIITNGPTAAQWEKIDRLALNKYFDCILVSSDLPWAKPDRNIFYAACHYLGVPPGQCVMIGDKLETDIQFNFPSHFPWFPARFKRPFPEFFNGHKQNSILKHQKTKNQNQWNCINNIHINHTANYYELLRHDDAALLVSTDLLCRQRLCPSNERPDYYDDDADYTSVDDYL
- the LOC126572496 gene encoding N-acylneuraminate-9-phosphatase-like isoform X1, whose protein sequence is MTSFRGAIKRLNCDSKISAIFFDLDNTLIATRKADAKASSKVADLLHREHGFGRELANETATNYLTAFRRCPDNPDMALVQWRSQLWYDVLPATHQHLATELYGRWLEWRYRYLALPDEVHTMLQTLRLQYLLGIITNGPTAAQWEKIDRLALNKYFDCILVSSDLPWAKPDRNIFYAACHYLGVPPGQCVMIGDKLETDIQGGIEAGLGATVWLPLPMEQRLSGDRTMDDVPEHVRPDATVDNVLKLPALLPPSTSFRARGNGAAGGIATMDERMRQQKTTRNRAAQYNRILPEIPDLYSSYSSSSNDCSQHSITSSVSSSSCSSNGDHGTSS
- the LOC126572495 gene encoding DNA polymerase alpha subunit B isoform X1, encoding MVSIETIKEQFDELGIEPSDEVVDRCIEICLNNNIDDPVEFVEQWMAYSVSKLSGADPTIAYLNEMEAHEYTSKARKMGKASSMAGAGANSIASPRIDSKGSKLTTYRNVDSVEQDVLQMYGCNTPKANKSVSRLHHSKNTPDPVRGSPFATVTYSPLSSKKESEPSSTTGGSSSKSGQVVYTYGKAQLLQQINWLPSTETSLDQEEASAKETNVKNYQGRGEVAALAGNRGLSVGLQVSQFANETSKYMFDSSYDRVMILSDRIFENGSAICYRLSQELAAASNAKTTVSVTTAPKNGNGTDGEGNAETENNQMAVAEMDAEEDFGGDRKMAADWFDGIKVHHVDHPSSEPIRVLGRVIIDAQTETSAASSRTGSKAAAVSIVDFDEQTLRQTRLDLSQLRGPWSLFPGQTVLLEGINPRGTLFTVQRVHHERILTLPRAPSTLERPLTMVIASAPFTARDDLLYERLTGLLHYCASDPPDVLLLCGPFADASCALYSEVAETFEEYFEKIVGTIMGAIGSARTEVFIVANHDEVTGSFVYPTPPYRVANFYKNLHFLPDPCLFSIEGLEIGVTTVDTVRHLLDGECYSADAGDKIKRTLGYLFHQASFYPLDPPPEDIPVDVDMLNEFGRLTRVPNIMVCPSSMNRFVREINGCVCINPGFLDSHETDGSGSYARLVVYPPEQTSAAAAATTVANGGDSNQQRETTTATVVQPPPASYIACQIVKS
- the LOC126572495 gene encoding DNA polymerase alpha subunit B isoform X2 is translated as MPWSSFLGLFRRDRERERCGKKGVKKRRHKKTGISSSSSKWRKGRRNKANKSVSRLHHSKNTPDPVRGSPFATVTYSPLSSKKESEPSSTTGGSSSKSGQVVYTYGKAQLLQQINWLPSTETSLDQEEASAKETNVKNYQGRGEVAALAGNRGLSVGLQVSQFANETSKYMFDSSYDRVMILSDRIFENGSAICYRLSQELAAASNAKTTVSVTTAPKNGNGTDGEGNAETENNQMAVAEMDAEEDFGGDRKMAADWFDGIKVHHVDHPSSEPIRVLGRVIIDAQTETSAASSRTGSKAAAVSIVDFDEQTLRQTRLDLSQLRGPWSLFPGQTVLLEGINPRGTLFTVQRVHHERILTLPRAPSTLERPLTMVIASAPFTARDDLLYERLTGLLHYCASDPPDVLLLCGPFADASCALYSEVAETFEEYFEKIVGTIMGAIGSARTEVFIVANHDEVTGSFVYPTPPYRVANFYKNLHFLPDPCLFSIEGLEIGVTTVDTVRHLLDGECYSADAGDKIKRTLGYLFHQASFYPLDPPPEDIPVDVDMLNEFGRLTRVPNIMVCPSSMNRFVREINGCVCINPGFLDSHETDGSGSYARLVVYPPEQTSAAAAATTVANGGDSNQQRETTTATVVQPPPASYIACQIVKS